ACCATCTTTTAGCCCTAATTAGTCATTTATAGATACCCTTTGCTATATTACTTGTTATAAATAcctttttatgtttttatacaatgtatttcatgtatttaagCAGTTGTATTCATTAACACAACCAAAAAAATAGGCGTAAAAACGGAAACTCCAGCTAATGGGTATCTGTATTCAAGCTGAAtacaaataaaatacaataacatTTTTGCGCAAATTCTGGGAAGTTAAATACAGTAAATACAGTAACAAGGCTAAATACATATTAAAAACTAGATATCACACacatgacataaaaaataagtaagctgaatacatatgaatacatttgAAAACTTACTGGAAAATTGAACAGTTGCAAACaaaaatacagttgaatacattGCATATTTCACAAtgtaaaagagagagagagaacgtgTTTAGGAGTTATACAGTAATTAGGtgagagaaaatacaaaaaaatgagagagaaaaatattttttagcatatatggtgccttaaTTGTAGGATGGAACTATATTTAGATTTTTTGCTATAAAGAATAAAAGGTATTtataggatgtaatattttaaaatagtatttatttaatataaatagGGTACTAATGTATTCTATAGGTTGTAAAATTTCCAACTTTTAAAGGTGTTAAGGGGCCGGGCCGGGCCGGACTAGAGGAAAAGGGAATCGGCCGGTTTTAGTATTGGTCCTTTTACAGGGTTTACTGGTTCCTGGCTTTCCCGTGAACCGGAACGGTTCCGGGTCTAATGGGCCGGGccgattttatttatttattcattgtattttgtataacaatcgtagtttatattaatataaaataaaaatgtaaaatactAAAAACTAACGTATAAAAAGAATGTTTGAATAAATTTCAAAGGCTTTAAAAGCCTTATATATGAAATTttgaataaaaaattaaaaacttcAAACGCTTTAAACCTTAAAAGCCTTATATTTGAAAAATTCATTACGAATTTAAGATCATACGATGAACGCGAAAAAAAATATAACTTAAACTGgagtgttgaaatttgaattttaaaattttaaaattgaaattaagtggctacataaaattatttaataagacgAATATGTAAGGATCAAACTTCAAAGACTTTCATTTCATATTTTCATTGCATATAATACTTTAAATTAACTTGTCTAAcaaactaacacattaagcttaAATAAGTCtaataaattcaaaataacacaaaCTGTCTGAAATcaacttaaatacgaatttctggaggacgctcaagacaactctTGATATGCCTCGTTAAACAGCATGTAATGTGCCCTCCCACTTTCGACAAACATTTAAGACTcaaccacagttcttgcactctactttgcgaactttttcattttcttctaccacctcaaagtgttcccaaacatatgagcgcactctagaagCACGaagcatgatttaacttgaattgagaatTTGGGTTTGTGAATtaagagatgagtgaagaaataAAGAGGGGGTGtctatttatagtttttcaaagtgctaaattagtaaataataaaaatattatttttgaaaaaatggcCCAAAAAAGGACTATTCTTTCAAATTAGCCGTTGGGCAACGGTCAAAATGGCAGctgaccgttgccaacggtcaagactatataaaaaaaaattaactagtCGTTGAACCGGTCCGAACCGGTCTGGTTAACCGGTTCACTATTAATAAGACCTTACCGGGTTGGACCGATCCGATTTCCCGGTATTAAAATTTCTCCTGGCACAGGCCGGTTCCCGTCTCAAGCCAGCGCTGCTCGGCTCCCTTACCACCGGGCCGGTCAGGGCCAGCCCGGCCGTTTGACACCCTTAAAAGTTTTACATGGATGTTCAACCAAATGGTAATATGACCTTAGCAATGTTCTACACAAAAAATATAGAGTAGAGTGTGGTAGGAACTGTGGGAGAGTACATGCACAGACCATTTCCAGCTAGTTGTGTTGTgataagaaagaaaagaaaaaagaaacagatAATTAATTAGAGTTTGAAAACATAGGTAGACTTACCTTGCAGTGGGCATTGGATTGTTCTTGGAGAAAGCAGCCGGAGGGTAATTTTCTGCATTTCACGAGAGAAGCGTCAATGTTGTCTTCAACTTTGTCCACAGAAACGTCCACAATTGCCCACTGACCTACGCTCAATTGCTTGCAATATCTGACAAAATACACTTCTCTCGTCCCCACTACTGGTGTTAGCATCTGCACTTCTGCAAACATCTGTGTACCAAAATACCCAGTGAGTTATAAAGAACACACAGACAAAACCCTTATCTTTCTTTCACAAGCCTTTTTTGGGGGGTAATAATAGTAGTGTACATGTTTACGATATTCtgtttttgtaaaacaaactctTTATATTAAGCAATTGAGCGTAGGTCAGTGGGCAATTGTATGAAGCTACTTACTAGCTGAACTGCACCATCCCAGCAGTTAGCACCTTCACCATTGCAGATCACATCTACTGTTGCTGCTTTTGAGATCATCGATGGGAACATTTCTTTCCATTGATTCTTCAGGAATATATTTGAAAAAGAATTTAACATTAATAAGATAGCATGTGTACATAATTAAGCAGATTTTAATTTGGACTCAAGGTTTACATAGTTTGTAAagttttttgtttttctatttacTTTGTACATTATTTCTTATGTCATTAAAAAAATTGGATCAGTATATACTATGCAACCGTCCATAATAAGTGGGATAGTGACCCCATAAAAATAATGTAGCTTACCTATTTATGCAGGTTAAAATACATTAATTGCAAATTCGTTATACTATcaatatacataaattatattttttttcataaGCTAATCCTAAAAGAAGAGGTCTAAACATCATGATGTTGTAATACTCCTTAATAAATGTTATTTCTTGTTCATAGTATCTGTCTTATAAGGTTTTTGCAAGATCCTTAAGAAAGATATCTAATAGTCTtaattataaaactatttgtcaAATTAAAACTACCTTTTATCTCTCTTAAATAATTTACTTAATTAACACTCCAATAATTAGACAATTTGAAAATAGAAATTACTGTAATAGATGATTCTTTGTTTTTCTAAAACATTAAATATTTTGAGATAAATTCAATTTAAAAGAACgataaataagatatattattCCCTCTGTCCCAGTTCATGTGAAGGTGTTGATCAGATTTCGAGATTCAAACGAATTCTTCTTTGAATGTAATATTTTCATATGCCTTTTAAGTATTTGAATTATTAATTATTATGGCTTATGGTATTTTTTTAATGTGTAgttaaaaaaactgaaaaattcTATGTTCAAATGCATGATGAAAATTAAGACGTTTGAATGCGAAAAAAATATCGCATAAATTGAGATAGAAGgagtattatttattattatgtgGATGAAATAAGAATAGGTGATCGATCTTACCACGTCCATGAAAGTCTGAACAAGTCGAGGGAGTTGCATGAATACAATTCCCATCTCTCTGGAGGCTTCAATACATCTCTTATTAGGCCGTCCATCGTCTCTGGGATTTTCAGTCGGAAACTCCTTCATGTATTCGTCATAATTAAGTATTTCTCGCCCAGTTTCAAAGCTTCTGATCCACAGTGGTTCTCCACTAGTAGCCATCTTTTTAACTTCTTCCATTGCTTGATTAACTACATGCATTATCCTTGACTTTTCAAGCCCAAAAATGCCCGTGTAATAATCTAAAGcgcttctattttcttcttcatttcctCCTGAACATGACGAGGAGCTCGGTGATGTCCCTATTGGGTATTTTCCCAATGCTGCCCTAAGCTTTTCAACCTGCATCTCCACAATTAATTAGAAGcgcatgttatatatatatatatgtacggAGGGTATATATGTATCGTATAATTAATGGTTCAACTCAATcggaagaatatatatatatatatatatatgtcaaaaaAATCACTACAATTATAACAAATGATTAATCAGGTACTTGGACAATATTTGGttgaaattgaaagaaaaaaggtATTGAAAAAGAGTATTTGAAAGTTGGAGTTGTATTTGAGATGAATTTGGCTTGGAAAAAGAGTTACTTAAACATCATTAGTAGTAGTACTATTTTACCTTCACCTACTCCTCAAACCATTTTTTAAACTTCAAATTCTCTATTCCAAGTTGAATTTTATATAATGACCAATTTGTAAAACAAACATTTGATTTGCAAATaatatttcaagttgaagttaaaATGATGAGATAATTTATATGCTCAATAGGGGCCAaatttgaaatcataattttaatttgaaaatacaATAAATTTAGTGAAAAAATCTAAAGGCTGAATttatcaaatttaaattttggagAGACTCTTTTATATACATGTTGGAACACatcgattatatatatatatatatatatatatatatatgtttgctCTTCGAAGATAACGATTTGTGTTCAAATTACCTCAGCTCTAAGTCTGGCATTTTCGATTCGTAATTGATGTTCTTCAGCGGGAAGAGTAGGAGCATCATTATTGCTAGAGATAGTAAATCCACAATTAGGACAAGAAGGATTCTTCAACGTCTCCCTTAATCCCTTATTTTCTTCACGAAGTTTTTCTATTTCAGCTTTTAACAAAGAATTTTCATGGCGTTCCTGTATTGCCTGCAAAATTTTCCACGTCACAATTTATACCGATTAATAACGAGACCAGACAAGACTTGAATTAGGACAAAAATTATACACTGTCTCTGGGGACTGGGGTTACGTACGGTGGTCTGTGACATTTATAATCATATCTAAGAAAGATTCATTGCTCTTATATATGTCCTCACTATTCGAGAATAGATTTTTAATAAAGTTCTATAATATATAgtatataattaccttaatttgGGTGCGCCGATTTTGAAACCAGAACTTAACTTGCCTTGGATGAAGACCTAATTGCTTACTGAGTTGCTGCCTTTGTTTCTCATCTGGATGGGGTGACTCTTTGAATAATCTGTCAAATAAAATTCATTTTGATTTCATATGTATTGAAGGAAGTAGAAAAGGAGACCCATTGGCTTATGCATAAATTGAGAAACTTAAGATTTACAGTTCTTGAAATATGTGAAGTGAAGCTAAAAGCTCTTTTATATATAGCGTAATTATTACATGAGCTGCTGGTATTAGCTTTTTACTAAAAATTAGATTAAAAGTTGAAAAACAATTTTTTTAGTGAATGATCAGCTGTCGGTTGACACTCAATAAATGAAATAAAAGTAGATTAAGAAGAATAAAACACAAGAAATTGACAAAACTGGCTAATTGCATGCATTACGGGgtttatacaaaaaaaaaaattgatcgaAAATATGTTTTAGGGAATTAATGACCTAAAATACATATGCATGGTAGAAATTAATGATAGGATTATGAGTTTTATCATTGAAGAAAGGAGACTAAGCTGAATTCCATCGACTGGTTCTTCTGTTGTCAATTCAACAGAAAAACGTACCAGCAAAACGACAAGTTTCAAACGAAAAAAAGACTAAAGGAGAAGTAATTTTTCTCttaattaaaatcagatatttacgGTGAGAAAGAGTCATATGAACTTACGCCTCCATTTCTCTGATTTGTTCAGCAGTGTGTCTAtgatatttctttcttttcttcttcttactGTTGTTGTTAGGATCTTCTTCGTGTTCGTTACAAGTTATATCGTCATGCTCAAAATCATCATCAGAACCGCGTGATCTCAGTGGTCCAGAATTCTCGCTGCTAATCTCGACCGTCGATTCTTCTCTCGGCCGTCCTCTACTTGCACTTCCATCCTCAACCTCCTCCGTCTCCATGTTTCCGCCGGCTCCGCCATCTCGGAAAATTCCAGCCttcaaaaaatcaaaacaaaaacaaTAAAACGAAAGCAGAAGCACAAGGAGGAAAAGGAAAAGGGCGATTTTACGAAAGCATAAAATTAATTAGTTACTTACGAGACTGAGAGATAGAGCAGGAGAGGGAAAGAAATCTTTGGTTTCATGAGAAGGAGGATGGTTATTCGACATGTCCACAACGCCCATGGCAGTAGAGTGATTGGATTATGGTGAAAATAGATAGAGAGACATAAATATAAACtgaatttttattatttgtttttttttcctctGCGTTTTTTGAGTGTAAGAGTAAGACTGTGTTTATTGGAGAGGAGGGAGAGAAAATTAGTGGGGTATAGATGAATTAAAGGATATAAAACAAACAAATGGAGGACCTGAGGTGGGTTTGTGGGTTGGGAGAAGAGTTGGGGGGGGGGGCTGGTAGGAGTTGACTGTTAGATACGGTGGAGGGTCATTGATTTTGGTCTTCAACTAACTTTTTATTACTCCACAGTTAATGAACTGTTACTCCTAAGCTTCAACTGTTTATCTACTAGTAGTACTAGTACTAGTTTAATTGAATGGTAAAAGTCATCTGTGTTTGTACATCAAATTAAATGGATGCAAAAAATAAATGTCCTTTATACAAGCATTTGTCACTTAATTATGGTTATCTTAATTAAGTTGTTTGATTTGATATAAACACAGAATGCAGGTAAGTTTTATATcgataaatattttttattttagtcaCGCACGAGTGAAAATGGCAGTTGACTATAACTATTCTTCGTCCCTCTACCTCAGTTTACGTGAAGGTGTTtgacgaaattttgaaaaaattaaaACTTTACTTTGTAATTTTTAATATGTCATGACATAATTTATTTGGCTATAAAATCAATAGAAATGTGACATACATTAAAAGCTAAGTGTATCAAATAAAATGAGATGGAGGGATAATTATTGAAACACCTTTGCATCATCTTATGTTTTATATCTTCTCATTAAGATTGTATGCCTCCATTTTATTTAGTGTTGACGACATTGTA
This sequence is a window from Nicotiana sylvestris chromosome 3, ASM39365v2, whole genome shotgun sequence. Protein-coding genes within it:
- the LOC104227632 gene encoding homeobox-leucine zipper protein GLABRA 2, whose protein sequence is MGVVDMSNNHPPSHETKDFFPSPALSLSLAGIFRDGGAGGNMETEEVEDGSASRGRPREESTVEISSENSGPLRSRGSDDDFEHDDITCNEHEEDPNNNSKKKKRKKYHRHTAEQIREMEALFKESPHPDEKQRQQLSKQLGLHPRQVKFWFQNRRTQIKAIQERHENSLLKAEIEKLREENKGLRETLKNPSCPNCGFTISSNNDAPTLPAEEHQLRIENARLRAEVEKLRAALGKYPIGTSPSSSSCSGGNEEENRSALDYYTGIFGLEKSRIMHVVNQAMEEVKKMATSGEPLWIRSFETGREILNYDEYMKEFPTENPRDDGRPNKRCIEASREMGIVFMQLPRLVQTFMDVNQWKEMFPSMISKAATVDVICNGEGANCWDGAVQLMFAEVQMLTPVVGTREVYFVRYCKQLSVGQWAIVDVSVDKVEDNIDASLVKCRKLPSGCFLQEQSNAHCKVTWVEHLECQKSTVNSLYRVIVNSGLAFGARRWMATLQQQCERLLFSMATNIPTKDTTGVATLAGRKSILTLAQRMTWNFYRMLGASSYNTWNKIPSKTGQEDIRVASRKNLTDTGEPQGVILCVVSSIWLPVSRNVLFDFLKDETRRHEWDVMSNGGPAQSVANLAKGQDKGNAVSIQAVKLRENKMWILQDTCTNAYESTVVYAPVDIAGMQSVITGCDSSNTAVLPSGFSILPDGIESRGLVITSKPEDRSSEGGSLLTVAFQILTSNSPTAKLSKESVESVNNLLSCTLHKIKTSFQCDDGY